The Triticum aestivum cultivar Chinese Spring chromosome 7B, IWGSC CS RefSeq v2.1, whole genome shotgun sequence genome window below encodes:
- the LOC123159131 gene encoding protein STICHEL-like 2 has product MIEGRRHSVDIPISRALVAVMRSRSLRDPDTNSLAKFSAKKTIWEGCSLEEDDVEASNYGRHSFSYNMYDHVQRRREEFGGRLANSPINIIKANARVKAALHNQNCCSAIPGMSRAAKDRAFSLVIEGEELGRSEPQEGARSLLQKYRPKSFSELAGQNVVAQSLSNAVSQGKLAPIYLLHGPHGIGKTSAARVFAAALNCLSPGGNQPCGHCEECVAIFSGNSNSVVEVDASKLDCKSRVAVLLRNACEIPASSHFKVLIVDDCQHMDKEGWYSIYSSLEGIPASSIFVMITSDIDKLPSNSAGWCQSYRFCKIDDADIVRRLSKICTKEGMEFEAEALELLARKASGSIRDAVQMLDQLTLLGKRISKSVTYDLIGDVSDEELLDLLNLSMSSDAATIVRRARELLSSKVDPMQLLAQLANLIMDILAAKQPSDSSEVRKVTGKNTSADVDVHKLRNALEILSETEKQLKTTKNQSTWLTAALLQFNMREPYCLEALDDTAVSSMFTESQTDDGAAALKDESLETSSHLCYQNKLGCLDMNLGDPDVLETIWMKALENCTSKSLHNLLQKDGKLSSLYTTQGVAVAELQFCHPEEVPTSESFWMPLVVSLQNLLKCNVDIRINLSPISISNRTVSKNSSVSLVMQSREDQQTQNPVATDCRTVASSRRECPSPPLPGQQPKEKASHILGCLHGADSDAGDAESRILSYQKISVIPEASTTGNVASRAGERMPKVDEVKGRRRGVCFSEILPCGACAPSRKSQPHDKHRAPRPRKGLFSCCFCKIRPDCRTRADAVYRSET; this is encoded by the exons ATGATTGAGGGGAGGAGGCATTCGGTTGATATCCCGATTTCGAGGGCTCTGGTCGCTGTCATGAGGTCCAGATCTCTGAGGGACCCAGACACCAACTCGCTGGCCAAGTTCTCGGCCAAGAAGACCATCTGGGAGGGGTGTTCCCTCGAGGAAGATGACGTGGAGGCAAGCAATTACGGCAGGCACAGCTTCAGCTACAACATGTATGATCATGtccagaggaggagggaggagtttGGCGGCCGCCTCGCCAACTCTCCGATCAACATAATCAAGGCCAACGCGCGGGTGAAGGCGGCGCTTCATAACCAGAACTGCTGCTCTGCGATCCCCGGGATGTCGAGAGCTGCCAAGGACAGGGCTTTCTCTCTGGTGATTGAAGGGGAAGAGCTCGGCCGGAGTGAGCCCCAGGAAGGCGCAAGAAGCTTGCTCCAGAAGTACCGGCCAAAGTCTTTCTCTGAGCTGGCTGGACAGAATGTTGTTGCACAGTCTCTTTCAAACGCTGTTTCTCAAGGAAAGCTTGCTCCAATCTATCTCCTCCACGGCCCGCACGGCATTGGCAAGACATCCGCGGCTAGGGTATTTGCAGCGGCGCTGAATTGCCTCTCTCCAGGTGGGAACCAACCTTGTGGGCACTGCGAGGAATGCGTGGCCATATTCTCAGGAAACAGCAACAGTGTGGTAGAGGTTGATGCTTCCAAACTGGATTGCAAATCTAGAGTTGCTGTCTTGCTCAGGAATGCCTGTGAAATTCCTGCTTCTTCGCACTTCAAGGTACTTATTGTAGATGATTGCCAACATATGGATAAGGAGGGATGGTACTCCATCTACAGTAGCCTTGAAGGGATCCCTGCAAGCTCAATATTTGTCATGATAACATCCGACATCGATAAACTACCAAGCAACTCCGCTGGATGGTGCCAGAGCTATAGGTTTTGCAAGATAGATGATGCAGATATTGTCCGCCGGTTGAGCAAGATTTGCACAAAAGAAGGTATGGAGTTCGAAGCCGAAGCGCTGGAGCTTCTTGCTCGCAAGGCAAGTGGTTCCATTCGGGATGCAGTTCAAATGCTTGACCAATTAACTCTGCTCGGAAAAAGGATCAGCAAATCAGTAACATACGACCTA ATAGGTGATGTCTCAGATGAAGAGTTGCTTGATCTTCTTAATCTGTCTATGTCATCAGATGCTGCTACCATTGTTCGGAGGGCTAGGGAGCTTTTGAGTTCAAAGGTCGATCCCATGCAGCTATTGGCTCAGCTTGCAAATCTTATCATGGATATTTTAGCTGCGAAGCAACCCTCAGATTCTTCAGAAGTTAGGAAAGTTACTGGCAAAAATACAT CTGCTGATGTGGACGTGCACAAACTTAGGAATGCGCTGGAAATACTTTCTGAAACCGAAAAGCAATTGAAAACCACGAAGAACCAGTCCACTTGGCTCACCGCCGCTCTGTTACAGTTCAATATGAGAGAGCCTTACTGCCTAGAAGCCCTAGATGATACTGCAGTTTCAAGCATGTTCACAGAGAGTCAAACAG ACGACGGGGCTGCTGCCCTGAAAGATGAAAGCTTAGAGACCAGTTCTCATCTGTGCTACCAGAACAAACTTGGATGTCTGGATATGAATTTAGGAGATCCAGATGTACTGGAGACGATATGGATGAAGGCTCTTGAAAACTGCACATCTAAGTCACTTCATAATCTGTTGCAGAAAGATGGAAAGTTGTCATCCCTGTACACAACCCAAG GTGTGGCAGTTGCCGAGTTACAATTCTGTCATCCTGAGGAGGTACCAACATCAGAGAGCTTCTGGATGCCACTTGTGGTTTCTCTGCAGAATTTGCTCAAGTGCAACGTGGACATCAGGATCAATCTTTCTCCAATCTCCATCAGCAATAGGACTGTTTCCAAGAATTCGTCGGTCAGCCTGGTCATGCAATCCAGAGAAGATCAACAGACGCAGAATCCAGTCGCCACGGACTGCAGAACCGTAGCTTCATCCAGAAGGGAGTGCCCTTCGCCACCGCTCCCAGGACAACAGCCCAAGGAGAAAGCATCTCACATCCTGGGATGCCTTCACGGTGCAGATAGCGATGCAGGAGATGCGGAGTCGAGGATCCTGAGCTACCAGAAGATCTCTGTCATTCCTGAAGCATCCACTACAGGGAATGTCGCCTCAAGAGCTGGAGAGCGCATGCCAAAGGTCGACGAAGTCAAAGGTCGTCGCCGCGGTGTCTGTTTCTCTGAGATTCTACCGTGTGGTGCGTGCGCACCCTCTCGGAAGTCCCAACCGCACGACAAGCACAGAGCTCCGCGGCCTCGCAAGGGACTCTTCAGCTGCTGTTTCTGCAAGATCAGGCCAGACTGCAGAACGAGAGCTGACGCTGTGTACAGGTCCGAAACCTAG